In a genomic window of Streptomyces sp. NBC_01231:
- a CDS encoding DUF6083 domain-containing protein: MCPNPAHCHWDGSPRTAHPHRPLRVSATSPSRLLRAGQGGHCRRCGNRIDAYQRTNQQPIALHPAELATVHVPEACRWHLSAGIAHPHGDGSAWCRIPHHLLCPRRTPTLRLGPHLEAMRRQLAVRTRRLIDTGAFTPASPNRPQPATTATCPARPVVQMLLCRYLADRPVQDIQCVAQTRQRHRCPRPVLDPRFPAGRWQLLPSGPQRGQLTLPAQPMAVYDLGRLPYAEQLRWRTQRCPAHTATPGAADLALAGWQTFDPLLHAAHIHTRLPHPVTGRDGRS; the protein is encoded by the coding sequence ATGTGCCCCAACCCTGCCCACTGCCACTGGGACGGCAGCCCCCGCACCGCGCACCCCCACAGGCCGCTGCGGGTATCCGCCACCAGCCCCAGCCGCCTGCTGCGCGCCGGCCAGGGCGGCCACTGCCGCCGGTGCGGCAACCGGATCGACGCCTATCAGCGCACCAACCAGCAGCCCATCGCCCTGCACCCGGCCGAACTGGCCACCGTCCACGTGCCCGAAGCCTGCCGCTGGCACCTCAGCGCAGGCATCGCCCACCCGCACGGCGACGGCAGCGCCTGGTGCCGCATCCCCCACCACCTCCTCTGCCCCCGCCGCACCCCCACCCTCCGGCTCGGGCCACACCTTGAGGCCATGCGCCGCCAACTCGCCGTGCGCACCCGCCGCCTGATCGACACCGGCGCATTCACCCCGGCCTCGCCCAACAGACCACAGCCCGCCACAACCGCCACCTGCCCCGCCCGCCCGGTCGTGCAGATGCTGCTGTGCCGCTACCTGGCCGACAGACCCGTCCAGGACATCCAATGCGTGGCCCAGACCCGCCAGCGCCACCGCTGCCCCAGACCCGTACTCGACCCCCGCTTCCCGGCCGGCCGCTGGCAACTACTGCCCAGCGGCCCCCAGCGCGGCCAACTCACCCTGCCCGCCCAACCAATGGCCGTCTACGACCTCGGCCGCCTCCCCTACGCCGAACAGCTGCGCTGGCGCACCCAACGCTGCCCGGCCCATACCGCCACCCCCGGCGCCGCAGACCTCGCCCTGGCCGGATGGCAGACCTTCGACCCCCTCCTGCACGCAGCACACATCCACACCCGACTCCCACACCCCGTGACCGGCCGCGACGGAAGGAGCTGA
- a CDS encoding helix-turn-helix domain-containing protein: MTILPPDPDLTALHVALARLRNEHGWTFDELAARSGLARRTLIDLEHGRTTGSVTTWHALAHTFDVPIEHLLGALCDDHTLPGTPDS; the protein is encoded by the coding sequence GTGACGATCTTGCCGCCAGACCCCGACCTCACCGCCCTGCACGTGGCGCTGGCGCGGCTGAGGAACGAGCACGGCTGGACCTTCGATGAACTCGCCGCCCGCAGCGGCCTGGCCCGGCGCACACTCATCGACCTCGAACACGGCCGCACCACCGGCAGCGTCACCACCTGGCACGCCCTCGCCCACACCTTCGACGTACCGATCGAGCACCTGCTCGGCGCCCTCTGCGACGACCACACCCTGCCCGGCACGCCCGACTCCTGA